A part of Onthophagus taurus isolate NC chromosome 7, IU_Otau_3.0, whole genome shotgun sequence genomic DNA contains:
- the LOC111428677 gene encoding cytochrome P450 9e2-like has translation MFWIITILVFVLSLAFYKIRRIYQHFEEKGVDYIKPNFLFGNVMSCDLKKESFYTLMQKFYEAFPTKRYMGFYNYLTPVLIIRDPELIKSIFVKDFDHFPAHIPFVPDGADPLWSKNLFLLKGAEWRHMRSTLSPSFTANKMRILFSAIVETVDIYTDYFLKNNITKIGIKDTCTRFTNDTIATVAYGIKTDSINNKSNDFYEMSKKFSSVGLREKIILFLYSILPGLTTTLGVSLNTAEVREFFTSIILETIRVREEKGIYRPDMISLLIEEKKKMQAAGNDLSLTNEEIVCQAFVFLFAGFDTVSSALSFCLYEIARNPDVQAKLHDEIDETLQENGGKITYEGLMKMKYIEQVVTESLRLWPPALASDRVCAKTYVIEPINPSEKRIVLNPGDIVQASAPGIQRDPKYYSNPYVFDPERFSDENKDHLHPYTFIPFGVGPRSCIGMRLAMMEIKTFIFQLLVKYRLVTMNDEPIKLSTDSLDLRIDGDYYVEIKPRK, from the exons atgttttggatAATTACGATTTTAGTGTTCGTTTTGTCGCTtgctttttataaaataaggaGGATATATCaacattttgaagaaaaaggcGTAGACTACATTAAACCAAACTTTTTGTTTGGAAATGTGATGAgttgtgatttaaaaaaagaatcgtTTTATACGCTAatgcaaaaattttatgaagcTTTTCCAACTAAACg ttaTATGGgattttataattatcttaccccagttttaataattcgcgACCCTGAATTAATAAAGtcaatttttgtaaaagattttgatcattttcctGCGCACATTCCGTTTGTTCCCGACGGCGCAGACCCTTTATGGagcaaaaatttgtttttattaaaaggagCTGAATGGAGGCACATGAGATCGACATTAAGCCCATCATTCACCGCCAATAAAATGCGAATACTTTTTTCAGCTATCGTTGAAACTGTCGATATTTACACcgattattttttgaaaaataatattacaaaaattggaataaaagATACTTGCACAAGATTTACAAATGATACAATCGCTACTGTCGCTTACGGTATTAAAACTGATTCgattaataacaaatcaaatgatttttatgaaatgtCCAAGAAATTTTCATCAGTCGGACTTCgagaaaaaattatactttttcTATATTCAATTTTACCAGGGTTAACAACAACACTTGGAGTTTCTTTAAATACTGCAGAAGTTCGAGAATTCTTCACATCAATCATTTTGGAAACGATTCGAGTTCGTGAAGAAAAAGGAATATATCGACCCGATatgatttctttattaatcgaagaaaagaaaaaaatgcaaGCCGCAGGAAACGACTTAAGTTTAACTAATGAAGAAATCGTTTGTCAGgcgtttgtatttttattcgCCGGATTTGACACCGTCTCATCAGCTTTATCATTTTGTCTGTATGAAATAGCGCGAAATCCAGATGTTCAAGCGAAATTACACGATGAAATCGACGAGACTTTACAAGAAAACGGGGGCAAAATTACTTACGAAGGTctaatgaaaatgaaatacatCGAACAAGTCGTtacag agaGTTTAAGATTATGGCCACCTGCACTAGCGAGCGATCGAGTTTGTGCTAAAACTTATGTGATCGAGCCAATAAATCCATCAGAAAAACGAATTGTATTAAATCCGGGTGATATAGTTCAAGCCTCAGCACCCGGTATCCAGAGAGACCCAAAATATTATTCGAACCCGTACGTTTTTGATCCAGAACGTTTCAGCGACGAAAATAAGGACCATTTACATCCATACACTTTCATTCCGTTTGGAGTGGGACCAAGGAGTTGCATAGGAATGAGACTTGCTATGATGGAAATTAAAACGTTCATATTTCAATTGTTGGTGAAGTACAGATTGGTCACAATGAACGACGAACCGATTAAATTGAGTACTGATAGTTTAGATTTAAGAATCGATGGCGATTATTATGTTGAGATAAAACCTAGAAAATAA